Proteins from a genomic interval of Gossypium hirsutum isolate 1008001.06 chromosome A09, Gossypium_hirsutum_v2.1, whole genome shotgun sequence:
- the LOC107960505 gene encoding flavonol 7-O-rhamnosyltransferase, which translates to MSEVKYSGTGAGGGHICIIPFPACGHILPLMDLTHQLLLRGLTVTIMVTPKNLSYLNPLLALHSPNVKPLVFPFPSHPSLPHGVEQMQDLPISFLPHIVNALGKLYHPLVQWFRAQQSPSVAILSDIVLSSWTVNLASHLNIPNICFVPFNVAAVYFWISTPSFLLPFYREAFTMSMQSQGLVFNSFKELEGTKLGLIKEKFAKHYRVWGVGPLPPVKVGDEGLNERGGATSIPPDQVISWLDSCKVDKSVVYIGFGTQITLTKHQMKAVASALEESGVSFIWAVKEPMKRAEDGDDDQSLIPHGFEDRVKGQGLVIKGWVPQLTILKHRAVGSYFTHCGWNSALEAIVAGVLLLAWPMQADHFQITRLLADEVGAAIRVCKGLRSVPDATILARIFVESTNVGQPQRVRAMELQKTALNAIKEGGSSYQALDKVAEELTSFGCNRTEMMKTIRSSL; encoded by the coding sequence ATGAGTGAGGTGAAATATTCCGGCACAGGTGCCGGCGGCGGACACATTTGTATCATCCCATTCCCAGCATGCGGTCATATTCTTCCTCTCATGGACTTAACGCACCAGCTTCTTCTTCGAGGTCTAACAGTGACAATCATGGTGACACCCAAAAACCTTAGCTATCTAAATCCTCTTCTTGCTTTACACTCTCCCAACGTTAAACCCCTCGTCTTCCCTTTCCCTTCTCACCCTTCCCTCCCTCATGGAGTCGAACAAATGCAAGATCTCCCCATTTCCTTTCTTCCCCACATTGTTAACGCCTTGGGAAAACTCTACCACCCTTTGGTTCAATGGTTTCGAGCCCAACAATCACCATCCGTCGCGATTCTATCTGATATAGTGCTCAGTTCTTGGACTGTTAACCTCGCCTCGCATCTCAATATCCCAAATATCTGCTTCGTTCCTTTCAATGTTGCTGCAGTTTACTTCTGGATTAGTACACCGAGCTTCCTGTTACCCTTTTATAGGGAAGCTTTTACGATGAGTATGCAAAGCCAGGGGCTTGTTTTCAACTCGTTTAAAGAGTTGGAAGGTACAAAATTGGGTTTAATCAAGGAGAAATTCGCTAAACATTATAGGGTTTGGGGTGTCGGCCCTTTGCCGCCGGTGAAAGTTGGTGACGAAGGGTTAAATGAGAGAGGTGGGGCAACTTCAATACCACCAGATCAAGTCATTTCATGGCTTGATTCTTGTAAGGTTGATAAATCAGTGGTTTACATCGGGTTTGGGACTCAGATTACATTGACGAAACATCAAATGAAAGCGGTGGCGTCGGCGTTGGAAGAGAGTGGAGTTAGTTTCATTTGGGCGGTGAAGGAACCAATGAAAAGAGCTGAAGATGGTGACGATGATCAAAGCTTGATCCCTCACGGGTTTGAAGATCGAGTTAAGGGACAAGGCTTAGTGATCAAAGGGTGGGTACCCCAATTGACGATTCTTAAGCACCGAGCAGTTGGGTCTTATTTTACTCATTGTGGGTGGAACTCGGCACTGGAAGCCATTGTTGCCGGAGTATTGTTGCTTGCTTGGCCGATGCAGGCCGACCATTTTCAGATAACGAGGCTGTTGGCAGATGAAGTTGGTGCGGCGATCAGAGTTTGCAAAGGGTTAAGAAGTGTACCCGATGCGACCATACTGGCTCGGATCTTTGTCGAGTCCACGAACGTGGGACAACCACAAAGAGTTCGAGCCATGGAGTTGCAGAAAACGGCATTGAATGCCATTAAAGAAGGTGGAAGTTCTTACCAGGCTCTTGATAAAGTGGCGGAAGAATTGACTAGCTTTGGTTGCAATAGAACTGAGATGATGAAGACAATAAGATCGTCTCTGTAA